Genomic DNA from Candidatus Hydrogenedentota bacterium:
ACGCGCGGATAGAGGAAAGTTTCTCCGGTGAAATCGTCGACATCACCGCCGTGGGCGGGGACAACGGCGGCATCTCCTTCCCCGTGCGCGAGAAGGCCCTGGGCTTCCGCTCCTCCGCCTTTCTCTTTGGCGCCAACCCCGAAAGCGGATACTCTTTTCTCATCCCCAGCCTCCGCTGGACGCCCGCGCTGATCAAGGAGGCTAAGGCCGCTGACTTGAATGGCGCCTTTGGCCACCGGCTCGAAGCCTGGACCCGCTACCCCGCCACCTTCTTCATGGGCGAGTCCCTCTGGGACCCGGAGTCAGCGCCGCGCGATGCCGTCCGCCGCTGGGCCGCCTGGCAATGCGCCCGCAACGATCTCGGCGGGGAACTCGCCACCGCCATCGAACTGCTGGAACAATACACCGACGACGCCCCCACCGCGGAACTGGGCAACCGAATGAGCCAGATTATTCAAACGATCTGGCCCGAGTTGCCGACCACCGCGAAGGAGGACCTGGAATATTTCCCCGCCATGTTCGATTGCTTCCGCATCATCGGCGACTCCCTGAACACCAAAGATCCGGACCAACTCGGCCTATTCGCTACACAGTTCACCCAGGCCCTCCGGCAGTCCCCCACCTTCGCGCCGCTGGAAGGCCAGGGATCACAACTCTTTACCCGCTACCGGGAACTGCTCAAGCCCGGCTGGAAAAATGCGCCGTTCTAAGCGATGTACCTCGCCCCGCTAGTGCGCCTTCTGCCGCTCCCCGTGCTGCTTGAACTGCCGAGCCCACGGCTCGTCCTCCAGACCGACCTCCTCCCTCGCCAGCAATTCCGTTGGACGGTATAGCGCGCCATGGTGCAGCGTCATCACGATATCCGGCTTTTCGGGCATCACCTCCAGCGGATTGCCCCGCACGAACACCAGATCGGCCACCGAGCCCGGTGAAAGGCTCCCCAGATCGGGCTTTTCGAGATACGTCGCTGCATCCACCGTCGCGGCGCGAATCGCCCGCTCCGGCGACATCCCCGCGCCGACCAATAGCGAAAGTTCGCGCCACAGGCTCAGACCCGGCGGAATGATGCCGCAGGGAACGTCGCTCCCCGCGAGAACGGGCACTTCCCGCTCCAGCAACAATCCCGTAAATCGCTGCGCCGCCTCCAGTGCGCGGCGCCACTCGTCTCTCAGCTTTTCGTCGGGTGGCACGGCCTGCCACGCCACCATATCCGATGGCGTGTAGCGCAAGTCTTCCGACTCGGGCCAGCCCGCCTCGCGTATGCGCCGCTGCGAATCCCAGTAGGCCAGCGTAGGCGTCGCCGTGATGTTCAACTCCCGGATTCCATCCGCCACGGTCCGCTGCCGCTCCAACGTCTCGGCAAAGTCCGGACGACCCCAGGCATTCAGCCACGCCCGTGGACGGTCGGGGTAAAGATCCGCGAGGATACCGTCGTAGTGAAAGAACTCGTCCACCCCGGCCCGCGCCGCACTCAGCACGCCACCACCCGCGCAATGCATGGACACCTTGCGCCCCGCCGCATGGCCCGCCGCCGCCATAGCCGGGATCCACGCGGGATCGAGCCCCACGTAAAACTTAAGTCCATCCGCCCCCGCCTTCGCCGTCTCCCCCACTGCCGCCACGGCATCCGCCTCATTCACACACCTCCGGCAAACCTGCCCATGCACCGGTGCGGGGCCATCCAGAATCGGACCGAGACACAATATCCGGGGCCACGGCTTGATCTCCGATTCCTCCCGACGCGCCAGTATCCACTGGAGATCATTCCCCGTGTCCCGTACCGTCGTGACGCCATAGGCCAGAAACTGCGGCCCCTGATACCGCATGAAATGAACGTGAACATCAATCAAGCCGGGAAGGACAGTGCAGTCTGGCTCGTGGTAGTGCGTGATGCCTTCGGGAACCTTTTCGCGCGGTAAAACTTCCACCACGTGACCACCTTTTACGAGGACGGCATGATCGTCGCGGGATTGCGTCCCATCGAAGAGGCGCACTCCGGAAAAGGCCACCAGGTCACCCCCCGGGTCGCGCGACTCCCGCTCAGGCAAGCCTGGAGCACCTGAGGCGCCCGCCAACGCGGCACCGCTCAACACGAGTGCCGTCCCCGAACCGGCTCGGATAAACTCTCGACGAGACAAGCGGTATTGCTTCGACATGAAAGATTCAGCTCCGTGATATGCTGGACCATTGGACTTGGAGCAAACTTTCGAGCGTGAATGGAAGTACGTCGCGCTCGAATGCAATTCAGTTATGCATCACTGTAGTCGATCGCCTCGACCGCGTCAATTCGACCTGAATGGTTCAAAGCGGGGGACGGTCCCCTCGTCACGCCCCAATCGCCGAGCTCAGCGTCAGCATCGGCAGCAGCATCGCGATCACAAGAAACCCGATGATCACCCCCATCACCACGATCAGCAATGGCTCGAAGAGGGCCATCACGGCCCTGGCCGCGCGCTCCACTTCGATGTCGTAGGCGTCGGCGATGCGGTTGGCCACCGCGCCAATGCGACCGCTCTCTTCGCCCACGGCAAACATGCTCACGACCACGGGCGGGAAGTGTTTGCATTGCTGGAGGCCCTCGCTCATCGACCCGCCGCTCATGACGCCGCTGTGGAGGCTTCGAACTTCTTCCTGAATCACGCGGTTACCCATCGCGCCCGCGGTAATCTCCAGCGTGGTGAGGATGGGCACGCCGTTGTCCAGCAGGGTGCCGAAGGTGCGGGCGAACTTGGCCATTTCATACTTCTGCACCAGCAGTTTAACGACGGGCACGCGAAGGATCGCCGTGTCCCACCGGGTGCGGCCCGCTTCCGTGCGCAGCCATTGCGCGAGGGCCCAGACGCTCCCGCCGAGGCCGAGCAGGACCGCCCACCACCAGGTCCCCATGAACTGGCAAGTGACCATGACAACGACCGTGGGCCAGGGCAGGGCGGCATCGAACTCCTTGAAAATGCCCACAAACTTGGGAAACACGAACGACACGAGGATGAACACGGAGATGGCGCTGATGACGGAGAGAAAAACCGGATAGACCAGTGCGGAGAAGGCCTTGCCCCGCAGCTCTTCCTCCTGTTCGCCGAAGGCCACGATACGCCAGAGCACGTCGTCCAGCATGCCGCCCGTTTCTCCCGCATGGACAAGATTGATATAGAGCGGCGGAAACAGCTTCCCCTGCTTCGCCAGCGCGTCGGACAGGGTGCTGCCCTTTTGCACTTCCTCGCGCACGGCATCGGCCATCGCGGTCATCGCCGGATTCTCCGCCTGCTTCGCGATGGTGCGGAGGGCCTGGGTCAGCATCATGCCCGATTCGATAAGGTTGGCGAGCTGGCGAAAGAAGATGTTGCGGTCTTTCAGGCGGATGCGCTGAAGCACCGCGCGGGCAAGGCCCTTGCGCACGCCCCCGTCCTCTTCCACCCGCGTCACATCGAGGGGGAAGCAGCCCATCTCGCGGAGGCGCGCCACGGCCGCGCGCTGGTTCTCCGCTTCGAGAACGCCGCTCAGCTTTTCGTCCGGGCCCTTCTTGGCCTCATAGCGAAACTGGGGCATCGCCACCCTCGCCGAATATAAGCACATCGGCGTCCGCCGTCACGCGAAGCACCTCCTCGATGGTGGTGGCCCCTTCGCAGGCCCGGAGCCAGCCCGCGCGTCGCAAGGTGCGCATGCCCTGGCGCAGGGCCACCTGCTTGATGGCGAGGGAGGTCGCCCGCTGCACGGTGAGGGTCTTGATGTCCGGGGTGAAGGGCAGCATCTCGTAGATCGCGGCGCGACCCCGGTAGCCCGTGTTGCGGCAGGCGACGCAGCCTTCTCCCCGTCGGAAAGTCGCTTGCGACACCTCCGCCGTCACGTCGCCAAACTCCGCGGCGAGCAAGGCCGCGTCGTAGTCCACGGGGCGCGCGCAGGCCTCGCAATTCTTCCGCAGCAGTCGCTGGGCAATGGCGGCGATCATGGTGCTGGAAATCAGGAAGGGCTCCACGCCCATATCCAGCAATCGCGTCACCGCGCCCGCCGAATCGTTCGTGTGAAGCGTGCTCAACACCAGATGCCCCGTAAGGCTCGATCGCACCGCCATCTCCGCCGTCTCGTAGTCGCGAATCTCACCCACGAGCAGGATGTCCGGGTCGTGACGCAGGATCGAGCGCAGGCCCATAGCGAAATCGAAGCCGATCTGGTTGTGCACCTGCATCTGGGTCACCCCGGTAAGCTGAT
This window encodes:
- a CDS encoding amidohydrolase family protein encodes the protein MAFSGVRLFDGTQSRDDHAVLVKGGHVVEVLPREKVPEGITHYHEPDCTVLPGLIDVHVHFMRYQGPQFLAYGVTTVRDTGNDLQWILARREESEIKPWPRILCLGPILDGPAPVHGQVCRRCVNEADAVAAVGETAKAGADGLKFYVGLDPAWIPAMAAAGHAAGRKVSMHCAGGGVLSAARAGVDEFFHYDGILADLYPDRPRAWLNAWGRPDFAETLERQRTVADGIRELNITATPTLAYWDSQRRIREAGWPESEDLRYTPSDMVAWQAVPPDEKLRDEWRRALEAAQRFTGLLLEREVPVLAGSDVPCGIIPPGLSLWRELSLLVGAGMSPERAIRAATVDAATYLEKPDLGSLSPGSVADLVFVRGNPLEVMPEKPDIVMTLHHGALYRPTELLAREEVGLEDEPWARQFKQHGERQKAH
- a CDS encoding type II secretion system F family protein, yielding MPQFRYEAKKGPDEKLSGVLEAENQRAAVARLREMGCFPLDVTRVEEDGGVRKGLARAVLQRIRLKDRNIFFRQLANLIESGMMLTQALRTIAKQAENPAMTAMADAVREEVQKGSTLSDALAKQGKLFPPLYINLVHAGETGGMLDDVLWRIVAFGEQEEELRGKAFSALVYPVFLSVISAISVFILVSFVFPKFVGIFKEFDAALPWPTVVVMVTCQFMGTWWWAVLLGLGGSVWALAQWLRTEAGRTRWDTAILRVPVVKLLVQKYEMAKFARTFGTLLDNGVPILTTLEITAGAMGNRVIQEEVRSLHSGVMSGGSMSEGLQQCKHFPPVVVSMFAVGEESGRIGAVANRIADAYDIEVERAARAVMALFEPLLIVVMGVIIGFLVIAMLLPMLTLSSAIGA